The Shewanella japonica genome has a window encoding:
- the tssM gene encoding type VI secretion system membrane subunit TssM, with the protein MSLKSVGKGIVETLKSKWVITILGFVCLALLIWFGGPLVAIAGYEPLASAAVRVIVLLVIVMVWGGVHFSRQIKSKKQSEEMADSLINGEEGAAVNGDELVKSEITLLQNKMTQALDILKQTKLTKNKSIYELPWYIMIGPPGSGKTTAIQHSGLEYPLKDKMGVDMIEGVGGTRHCDWWFTNKAVLIDTAGRYTTQDSHVKQDSRAWQGFLGLLKKYRPVRPINGVIISMGMSELLNQTKTERNLHARAIKQRLQELQNQLGMTFPVYVLLSKSDLVAGFNEFFDDLTKEDCEQIWGVTFPLNTEDDETDIVSTFNKEFHHLLLNLNARLNSRLKNERDLERRAVIYEFPKQLRLLQSSADDFLKEIFAPNAYEEAPLLRGVYLTSATQEGTPIDHLSTHLSSGIKSKTKSNNTNKQRSYFIKRLLEDVIFPEKNLASTNRKHTNQNRMLRKVSVGVAAVVTLFASYIWWQSYDWNHELIDNTFTELAQYEDITHGGLNANTDVITLTKGLTLIRDLPVGFGSEKPEDAQTFGLYQGDKLKQPASAAYERALEAHLLPFMLDVLSEEMDANGQHLNYLYETLKTYLMLYLPEHFDESNIKIWFSAYIDRNITGNVNAEIREQLNQHIETLLTLGIRGNQYDDMVVDGARANLTMLPLVERAYQRLKSDFSQSSIPDFKLVDILSLDSLDGLTFMSGRPFNDGIPGLYTFNGFHGIFNIEKTKIIKNLTADSWVYGDDLANLDEQAKKRLTAELERKYIRDYIFYWEDFLSDISVKPYSSLEEAERVTAALSSPDQPIKTIIAAAQKNVQLTKLPMESNNLKAASEVAANVTDVAFRSKKAQLNRLLPDTAIELNVDLPGKEVEVAFSELIKINLVEVDQIQTTLRALNRNYSKLLLQSDGRVVNQAVEENFAQMGMTLSEQLMDLPYPVKNWLNDVAYQTRSFAKTNQSQRFNGIWRSEVLAEFNRAISGRYPFNRRAKEDVRLKDFSKFFGYGGTLDQFWDQYLAAHVDTSKKPWRFKRNIGISYDVLEMYQRAEIIKEAFFEPGTKFPKINFSLEPQLLDSSVSLFLLELDEQQLKYRHGPTRKELFFWPGRGANNETRIAFSPPNGGRSINKKYEGEWSFFRLLDELSKKRPQTKKDGKLMINLSGYNAELKLIANSVNNPFWMANMETFSCPSNL; encoded by the coding sequence ATGTCTTTAAAATCAGTCGGCAAGGGAATTGTCGAAACACTTAAATCTAAATGGGTTATTACCATTTTAGGCTTTGTGTGTTTAGCACTACTTATTTGGTTTGGTGGCCCATTAGTCGCTATTGCAGGTTATGAGCCATTAGCGTCTGCAGCAGTTCGTGTCATTGTACTTTTGGTTATTGTCATGGTCTGGGGTGGCGTTCATTTTTCACGACAAATTAAAAGTAAAAAACAAAGTGAAGAAATGGCTGACAGCTTGATTAATGGTGAAGAAGGCGCCGCGGTTAATGGAGACGAGCTAGTAAAAAGTGAGATAACGCTGCTGCAAAACAAAATGACCCAAGCGTTAGATATTTTAAAGCAAACTAAATTAACCAAAAACAAAAGTATTTATGAGCTTCCTTGGTACATCATGATTGGCCCACCAGGAAGTGGTAAAACGACTGCAATTCAGCATTCAGGATTGGAATACCCGTTAAAAGATAAAATGGGTGTCGACATGATTGAAGGTGTTGGCGGTACACGTCATTGTGATTGGTGGTTTACTAACAAAGCGGTACTTATTGATACGGCTGGACGTTATACCACCCAAGATAGTCATGTTAAACAAGACTCACGTGCATGGCAGGGCTTTTTGGGGTTATTGAAGAAATACCGACCAGTAAGGCCAATCAATGGCGTCATTATTAGTATGGGAATGTCGGAGTTACTTAATCAAACTAAAACTGAACGCAATCTACACGCAAGAGCGATTAAACAGCGTTTGCAGGAATTACAAAACCAGTTAGGCATGACATTTCCTGTTTATGTGTTGTTATCTAAATCTGATTTAGTTGCAGGATTTAACGAGTTTTTTGATGATTTAACCAAAGAAGATTGCGAACAAATTTGGGGCGTGACTTTTCCGTTAAATACCGAAGATGATGAAACTGACATCGTGAGTACTTTCAATAAAGAGTTTCATCATTTGTTATTGAACTTAAATGCTCGCTTAAATAGTCGCCTTAAAAATGAGCGAGATCTTGAGCGCCGAGCAGTAATTTATGAGTTCCCAAAACAACTACGATTACTTCAAAGTTCGGCTGATGATTTCTTAAAGGAAATATTTGCTCCGAATGCTTACGAAGAAGCCCCTCTTTTGCGTGGCGTATACTTAACCAGTGCGACCCAAGAAGGCACGCCGATTGACCATCTTTCAACTCACTTATCCAGCGGTATCAAAAGTAAAACTAAAAGCAATAATACTAATAAGCAGCGTAGTTACTTTATTAAACGACTTTTGGAAGATGTCATTTTTCCTGAGAAGAACTTAGCCTCTACAAACCGCAAACATACCAACCAAAACAGAATGCTGCGTAAGGTTTCGGTGGGTGTAGCCGCAGTGGTCACTTTATTTGCGAGTTACATTTGGTGGCAAAGTTATGATTGGAACCATGAGCTTATCGATAATACTTTTACTGAACTTGCTCAGTATGAGGATATTACTCATGGTGGCCTGAATGCGAACACTGATGTCATCACGTTAACTAAAGGTTTGACACTGATTCGTGACTTACCTGTGGGGTTTGGCTCAGAAAAACCTGAGGATGCACAAACGTTTGGTTTGTACCAAGGGGATAAGTTAAAGCAACCTGCTTCAGCGGCATATGAGCGAGCATTAGAAGCGCATTTATTGCCGTTTATGTTAGATGTGTTAAGCGAAGAAATGGATGCTAACGGTCAGCACCTTAATTATTTATATGAAACCTTAAAAACATATCTCATGTTGTATCTGCCGGAGCATTTTGATGAAAGCAACATCAAAATTTGGTTCTCTGCTTATATTGATCGAAACATTACTGGGAATGTTAATGCCGAAATCCGCGAGCAGTTAAATCAACATATTGAGACACTTTTAACGTTAGGGATCCGTGGAAATCAATACGATGACATGGTTGTTGATGGTGCTCGAGCTAATTTAACCATGTTGCCGCTGGTGGAGCGAGCTTATCAGAGATTAAAAAGCGACTTCTCTCAAAGCAGTATTCCTGATTTTAAACTAGTGGATATTCTTAGTTTAGACAGTCTTGATGGCTTAACATTTATGAGTGGTAGACCATTTAATGATGGTATTCCAGGCTTGTATACTTTTAATGGATTCCACGGGATTTTCAATATTGAAAAAACCAAAATCATTAAAAACCTGACTGCTGACAGCTGGGTATATGGAGATGACTTAGCTAATTTAGATGAGCAAGCTAAAAAACGTCTGACCGCTGAATTAGAACGTAAGTATATTCGTGACTATATATTTTATTGGGAAGACTTTTTAAGTGATATTTCTGTAAAACCATACTCAAGTCTTGAAGAAGCTGAGCGTGTGACAGCGGCGTTATCAAGTCCTGATCAACCCATAAAAACCATCATAGCCGCGGCGCAAAAAAATGTGCAGCTAACCAAACTTCCTATGGAGTCTAATAATTTAAAGGCTGCATCTGAAGTGGCTGCCAATGTCACTGATGTTGCCTTTCGTTCTAAAAAAGCGCAGTTAAATCGGTTGCTACCTGATACCGCAATTGAGTTAAATGTCGACTTGCCTGGTAAAGAAGTGGAAGTTGCCTTTAGTGAGTTGATTAAAATTAACTTAGTAGAAGTCGATCAAATTCAAACTACTTTGCGCGCATTGAATCGAAATTACAGCAAGTTACTCCTTCAATCGGATGGCAGAGTTGTGAACCAGGCTGTAGAAGAAAACTTTGCTCAGATGGGAATGACATTATCAGAGCAATTGATGGATTTACCATACCCAGTCAAAAATTGGTTAAATGATGTTGCTTATCAAACTAGATCATTTGCTAAAACTAACCAAAGTCAGCGATTTAATGGCATTTGGCGCTCAGAGGTCTTAGCTGAGTTTAATCGTGCGATATCAGGTCGTTACCCGTTCAATCGTCGTGCAAAAGAAGATGTGAGACTAAAAGACTTTAGCAAGTTCTTTGGCTATGGCGGCACCTTAGATCAGTTTTGGGACCAATATCTGGCAGCGCATGTTGATACCAGTAAAAAGCCATGGCGCTTTAAACGTAACATTGGTATTAGCTATGACGTGTTAGAAATGTACCAACGAGCTGAAATCATTAAAGAGGCATTCTTTGAGCCGGGAACTAAATTCCCTAAAATTAACTTCTCTCTTGAGCCACAACTACTGGACAGTAGTGTCAGCCTATTCTTATTAGAATTGGATGAACAACAACTTAAATACCGCCATGGACCAACACGTAAAGAGTTATTTTTCTGGCCAGGTCGAGGCGCCAATAATGAAACTCGCATTGCGTTTTCACCGCCTAATGGTGGCCGTTCAATCAATAAGAAGTACGAAGGCGAATGGTCATTCTTCCGCTTACTCGATGAGTTGAGTAAAAAACGTCCGCAAACAAAGAAAGACGGCAAGTTAATGATCAACCTCAGTGGATATAACGCTGAATTGAAACTGATTGCTAACAGCGTAAACAATCCATTTTGGATGGCTAATATGGAGACTTTCTCATGTCCGTCGAAT
- the tssL gene encoding type VI secretion system protein TssL, long form translates to MNDKTIVKPRPGKGAGMAIQKPKVNDDNQKTLIQEQSVENRAQSAVLSLAQNPIVDYAGTLLSICTQLRTSTQHDDVNTLRVHCVELIKHYEQQLRNADIAAEDIKSARYCLCCFIDEVVLNTAWGGQSYWASESLLSTFHNETLGGEYFYTLLDASLLQPAEKCNLLELMYLCLTLGFVGKMRIEPQGDQKLEALRERTYLAIQSCKGDFHRELSPDWRNNIVPNLSFQQPFPLWVIGALFGVIILFVYMGFNYSINSYSSQAYKQLTSIVPWEKTVAAQQQLSREEALLLQQLLQTEISMQLLEVEQLSDRVRIRIGAGELFASGNTQPRSDFEAILAKIARTLEGTKGKILITGHTDDEPIFTSKYPSNWHLSLARATSIGNVLAHNASLSGRLWPEGRGESEPRFANDSELNRALNRRIEIDLLF, encoded by the coding sequence GTGAACGATAAAACCATTGTTAAACCACGTCCAGGGAAAGGCGCGGGGATGGCAATCCAAAAACCTAAAGTTAATGATGATAATCAGAAAACATTAATACAAGAACAAAGCGTTGAAAACAGAGCGCAAAGTGCTGTATTAAGCTTGGCACAAAATCCAATTGTTGATTATGCAGGTACGTTACTATCTATTTGTACTCAATTACGCACGAGTACTCAGCATGATGATGTGAATACCTTACGTGTGCATTGTGTTGAGTTGATTAAACATTATGAACAACAACTTCGTAATGCTGATATTGCTGCCGAAGACATAAAGTCAGCGCGCTATTGCTTATGCTGTTTTATTGATGAAGTGGTTTTGAATACAGCATGGGGCGGCCAAAGTTACTGGGCTTCTGAAAGTTTACTGTCGACTTTTCATAATGAAACACTCGGTGGTGAATATTTCTATACGCTACTTGATGCGTCTTTATTACAACCTGCAGAGAAATGTAACTTACTGGAATTGATGTATTTATGTTTAACGCTTGGTTTTGTAGGGAAAATGCGTATTGAGCCTCAAGGCGACCAGAAACTGGAAGCGTTAAGAGAGCGGACTTACCTTGCTATCCAATCTTGTAAAGGCGATTTCCATCGGGAGTTATCACCTGACTGGCGAAATAATATTGTGCCAAATTTATCATTTCAACAGCCTTTCCCTTTATGGGTGATTGGTGCGTTGTTTGGGGTGATTATTTTATTCGTCTACATGGGATTTAACTACAGTATTAATAGCTATTCGTCACAGGCATATAAGCAATTGACATCTATCGTACCATGGGAAAAAACCGTTGCTGCACAGCAACAATTAAGCCGTGAAGAAGCCCTTTTACTACAACAGTTATTGCAGACAGAAATTAGTATGCAACTACTTGAAGTAGAGCAATTAAGTGACAGAGTTCGGATCAGAATTGGTGCTGGTGAATTATTCGCATCGGGTAACACTCAGCCGAGATCAGATTTTGAAGCGATTTTAGCTAAGATTGCTAGGACACTTGAAGGAACCAAAGGGAAAATCTTGATCACTGGCCATACTGATGACGAACCGATTTTTACTTCAAAATACCCATCAAATTGGCATCTCTCACTTGCTAGAGCCACATCGATTGGCAATGTGTTGGCACATAACGCGTCATTGAGTGGTCGGTTATGGCCTGAAGGAAGGGGAGAGTCTGAGCCTCGCTTTGCTAATGATAGCGAACTTAATCGTGCTTTAAATCGTCGAATTGAAATTGACTTATTGTTTTAG
- the tssK gene encoding type VI secretion system baseplate subunit TssK: protein MSDFSPIAWTEGMFLRPQHMQQQERFLQYQQTQIANKANPFAWGVTQYEINYSLLPLGQFGLDRIECVFQDQTLVLMPEQSPLPNALSIPAGTIDQLIYLVLPVAKSNGLNISSSEQNQITRYLYEDHNIVDTSVGSDAMEVLQVAKFDCRLKLQSEDRSGYVSIAIARVIDVSEEGAIRLDKKFIPACTGIEHIKALLNVTSEVTGMINQRAEAIAGRLSQAQGSSSSIADFLMLQLLNKYQPLFEHYSVINHIHPEVLFRTLVSFAGELSTFSSQDKRPPKLPTYQHDNLTYVFGNIMVIVNHGLSTVLEQTATELVLEKTKFGVYFSTIADKSLLDSAEFILAVKANVPNDDLRQRLPSQIKIGSVETIRELVNNQLAGIGITNLPVAPRQVPYHAGYHYFQLDKNNSHWIKLKSSGGVAMHISGAYPDLQLELWAVSV from the coding sequence ATGAGCGATTTTAGCCCAATAGCATGGACTGAAGGGATGTTTTTGCGCCCTCAACATATGCAACAACAAGAACGTTTTTTACAGTATCAGCAAACTCAAATAGCGAATAAAGCTAACCCATTTGCATGGGGAGTGACCCAATACGAAATTAATTATAGCTTGTTGCCACTAGGTCAGTTTGGTTTAGATAGAATTGAGTGTGTATTTCAAGATCAAACCTTAGTGTTAATGCCTGAGCAAAGTCCGCTTCCTAATGCGTTATCGATACCAGCAGGGACAATCGATCAACTGATTTATTTAGTGCTTCCTGTAGCGAAAAGTAACGGCCTTAATATTTCGTCATCTGAACAAAATCAAATAACTCGCTACTTGTACGAAGATCATAATATTGTTGATACTAGTGTGGGTTCTGATGCAATGGAAGTGTTGCAAGTTGCTAAATTTGATTGCCGCTTAAAGCTGCAAAGTGAAGACCGTTCAGGCTATGTATCCATAGCCATCGCTCGAGTTATTGATGTTTCTGAAGAAGGGGCAATTAGGCTTGATAAAAAGTTTATTCCAGCTTGTACCGGCATAGAGCATATTAAAGCCTTGCTTAATGTCACTTCAGAAGTGACGGGAATGATAAACCAACGTGCAGAAGCAATTGCTGGCAGATTGAGTCAAGCTCAAGGATCTTCAAGCTCAATTGCTGACTTTTTAATGCTACAACTATTGAATAAATACCAACCTTTATTTGAGCATTATAGTGTCATCAATCATATCCATCCTGAAGTGTTATTTAGAACTCTAGTGAGTTTTGCAGGTGAGCTATCGACGTTTAGTAGCCAAGATAAAAGACCACCGAAATTGCCTACTTATCAGCATGATAATTTGACCTATGTATTCGGTAATATCATGGTCATTGTTAACCACGGCTTAAGCACTGTCCTTGAGCAAACAGCAACAGAATTGGTACTCGAAAAAACCAAATTTGGCGTGTACTTCTCAACCATTGCCGATAAGAGTTTACTTGATAGCGCAGAGTTCATCTTAGCGGTGAAAGCGAATGTACCAAATGATGATTTACGTCAGCGTTTGCCGTCACAAATTAAAATTGGCTCGGTAGAAACGATTCGAGAACTGGTAAATAACCAACTGGCCGGTATCGGAATCACGAACCTACCTGTTGCCCCGCGACAAGTGCCATATCATGCTGGCTATCATTATTTCCAATTAGATAAGAACAACAGCCATTGGATCAAACTTAAATCCAGTGGTGGGGTTGCGATGCATATTTCTGGCGCTTATCCGGATTTACAACTTGAGCTTTGGGCTGTAAGCGTTTAA
- the tssJ gene encoding type VI secretion system lipoprotein TssJ: MKLKLGLYQALLASVLLINTGCKTINAVVPAYTDITFSASADINPDINKRPSPVVVKIFELSSRTIFDNQDFFTLYESAESVLGPDLIRKDELELQPSEIHEYPMSLGQNTRYVGVIVAYRDIDASRWRSVVEVDPTGYDSVTVNIEKIAVYNSEQ, translated from the coding sequence ATGAAACTAAAATTAGGATTGTATCAAGCTTTACTAGCCTCAGTATTGTTGATAAATACGGGCTGTAAAACCATTAATGCCGTGGTACCTGCTTATACCGATATCACGTTTAGTGCGAGCGCAGATATTAACCCTGATATCAATAAGCGTCCGTCGCCTGTGGTAGTAAAAATATTCGAACTTTCTTCCCGTACCATCTTTGATAATCAGGATTTTTTCACTCTTTACGAGTCTGCTGAATCGGTATTAGGACCTGACTTAATTCGAAAAGATGAGCTTGAATTGCAACCTTCTGAAATTCACGAGTATCCAATGAGCTTAGGTCAAAACACACGATACGTAGGGGTGATTGTGGCTTATCGCGATATCGATGCTTCTCGCTGGCGCTCAGTTGTTGAGGTTGACCCTACTGGATATGACAGTGTCACAGTCAATATAGAAAAAATAGCAGTTTATAACTCTGAGCAGTAA
- the tagH gene encoding type VI secretion system-associated FHA domain protein TagH, with product MELTLEIVSFHRLSPEQVTSKDVISSLTIGRADTSDWHLPDPEKVVSGTHARITKRSDGFYIEDLSTNGLYINRSVEALGSTKPHKIEHDDLLTLGDYEVSAKMTNGISTEAASSTQSAASVSADPFQTNQVLDSNPFENEFEQQIAGFDAQSLLNQAPSQSQPLPDVNGDLQDHFQPPGMAIPEEWGQDFFNESAPVAEPQVSMPVGQPVTNQAAPQPAHQQPQSMPPQQLTSMASQQQVTNPHAAQSTAQQATRAEPQPQVSNQVQAASSLSQAFFKGFGIDEQEYSKVLTEELMFELGQSMQLMLTGLMDSLRQRSKLKTEFRINQTTFQQRENNPLKFSASLDDVFQNLYLRKSASFLSSQQAIIEAFNDGRKHDIALTAGTFGALRGLLNQLDPDLVEQKSQSQSFAEMLVPGQKQFKQWKVYKSLHEDLQAEFANTNTAALSDDFVEAYDNKIKSL from the coding sequence ATGGAATTAACGCTAGAGATAGTGAGCTTTCATCGGTTATCACCTGAGCAAGTCACATCTAAGGACGTAATCAGTTCGCTTACAATAGGTCGAGCTGATACTAGTGATTGGCATTTACCTGATCCTGAAAAGGTGGTGTCGGGTACACATGCTCGTATTACGAAACGTTCTGACGGCTTTTATATTGAAGATTTATCAACGAATGGCTTATATATAAACCGTTCAGTTGAAGCGTTAGGATCTACAAAGCCTCATAAAATTGAGCATGATGATCTACTCACCTTGGGTGATTATGAAGTGTCAGCAAAGATGACTAATGGTATTAGTACAGAGGCTGCTTCTAGCACTCAATCAGCTGCAAGTGTTAGTGCCGACCCGTTTCAGACTAACCAAGTGCTTGACAGTAATCCGTTTGAAAACGAATTTGAACAACAAATTGCTGGCTTTGACGCACAAAGTTTGTTGAATCAAGCGCCGAGTCAGTCTCAACCGCTACCTGATGTCAACGGTGACTTACAAGATCATTTTCAGCCTCCCGGGATGGCAATTCCAGAAGAGTGGGGCCAAGATTTCTTTAATGAGTCTGCGCCAGTGGCAGAGCCACAAGTTAGTATGCCAGTTGGTCAACCTGTTACGAATCAAGCTGCGCCGCAACCCGCTCACCAACAGCCGCAATCAATGCCGCCTCAACAATTAACAAGTATGGCAAGTCAGCAGCAAGTGACTAACCCACATGCAGCGCAATCAACAGCTCAACAAGCAACTCGAGCAGAACCTCAACCACAAGTGAGCAATCAGGTACAAGCTGCTTCATCATTAAGCCAAGCTTTTTTTAAAGGTTTTGGTATTGATGAGCAAGAGTACAGCAAAGTACTCACTGAAGAATTAATGTTCGAGCTTGGTCAAAGCATGCAACTCATGCTCACTGGCTTAATGGACTCTTTGCGTCAACGCTCGAAGTTGAAAACAGAATTCAGAATTAACCAAACGACATTTCAGCAAAGAGAAAATAATCCGCTCAAGTTTTCAGCCAGTCTTGATGATGTTTTTCAAAATTTGTATTTGCGTAAAAGTGCGAGTTTTCTGTCATCTCAACAGGCCATTATTGAAGCATTTAATGATGGGCGTAAACATGACATTGCACTTACTGCTGGGACATTTGGTGCTTTAAGAGGCTTGTTAAATCAGCTTGATCCCGATCTTGTTGAGCAAAAAAGTCAAAGCCAATCATTTGCTGAAATGTTAGTGCCAGGCCAAAAGCAATTTAAACAATGGAAAGTCTACAAAAGTTTACATGAAGATTTACAGGCTGAGTTTGCTAACACAAACACCGCAGCATTATCTGATGATTTTGTAGAAGCTTACGATAATAAAATCAAATCATTATAA
- a CDS encoding serine/threonine-protein kinase, whose translation MDKSQTPEHMVDDKTLVAGINNGSNSKNNTNLIGKCFKKRYLIESKIGHGGMSDIYRAKDLYLESLNVAEPFVAIKVLLSQFTDIPEAQQVLIKESVQTQQLSHPNIIRVYDVDTDEGYHFMVMEWLDGESLDQVIKRSKPLGLNFKGSMKIIEQIGSALTYAHKQGIVHTDLKPSNIFLTRQGNIKVFDFGVAKSFQHEKDHYALEQVDQDSPLTGYTPAYASYEQLIGEEACAADDIYAFSCITYELLTSKHPYKRVAANEVDLAKASLSKPSHISLRLWPTLKKGLAIKKAQRADSIATIIEKFESKAWPLPTAIAAAVALIVVGVQVQHHHQLQLANLEQKVSMTDQVQNETQSYEYIPASALLERLAEIPEDKVLIRNGLLRKHQTEVLDIVEKRIASVPKSSNGLYQDYGRISLIIEATERYYPDSIRLLKMKNQAERSKQSVIDALSERLALLLSQSRYDETGGNNIKAIVEDLAFIEPKFTYMPSEEDFTLYATAFDVALKTHDVTQIKALITTGEVIFSQQAEAQPLLTYGAEMKVAVEQLTAYNNAVQSGKNAQYPYQDAEVYYRNTFEELTVRLDAIDNPKDLRAFDDEVRVLAETVPEDFEPLLTLDKRLAGSYLRQANIYLEKQYLKTARELFARGNEMYERLNGVERL comes from the coding sequence ATGGATAAGAGTCAAACCCCCGAACATATGGTTGATGACAAGACTTTGGTCGCTGGCATTAATAACGGTTCAAATAGCAAAAATAATACGAATTTAATCGGTAAATGTTTTAAAAAGCGTTACTTAATAGAATCTAAAATTGGTCATGGCGGTATGAGTGATATCTACCGTGCAAAAGATCTATATTTAGAATCATTAAACGTCGCAGAACCGTTTGTCGCTATTAAAGTACTGTTATCACAATTTACTGACATTCCAGAAGCGCAACAGGTGTTAATTAAAGAGTCTGTGCAAACACAACAGCTCTCGCATCCCAATATTATTCGTGTATACGACGTTGATACTGACGAAGGTTACCATTTTATGGTCATGGAATGGCTAGATGGTGAATCTTTAGATCAAGTGATTAAACGTTCTAAGCCGCTTGGACTTAACTTTAAAGGTTCAATGAAGATTATTGAGCAGATTGGTTCGGCATTAACTTATGCCCATAAACAAGGAATTGTGCATACCGATCTGAAACCATCGAATATTTTCTTAACCCGTCAAGGCAATATCAAGGTATTTGATTTTGGCGTAGCTAAATCATTCCAACATGAAAAAGACCATTATGCATTAGAACAAGTTGATCAAGACTCGCCACTGACAGGTTACACACCAGCCTATGCCAGCTATGAGCAGCTGATAGGTGAAGAAGCTTGTGCCGCCGATGATATTTATGCCTTTTCTTGCATTACCTATGAACTGTTAACCAGTAAACACCCTTACAAACGAGTTGCGGCAAATGAAGTCGATTTGGCCAAAGCATCGTTGAGTAAACCAAGTCATATTAGCTTACGTTTATGGCCTACACTCAAAAAAGGTCTTGCTATTAAGAAGGCGCAAAGAGCTGACTCTATAGCGACGATTATTGAAAAGTTTGAGAGTAAAGCCTGGCCGCTACCTACTGCTATTGCTGCGGCAGTGGCGCTGATTGTTGTGGGAGTACAAGTCCAACATCATCATCAGCTGCAACTTGCGAATTTAGAGCAAAAAGTATCAATGACTGATCAAGTGCAAAATGAAACTCAGTCATATGAATACATTCCAGCTTCCGCATTATTAGAGCGCCTAGCTGAAATACCTGAAGATAAAGTACTAATTCGTAATGGATTATTAAGAAAACACCAAACTGAAGTATTAGATATTGTTGAAAAACGAATTGCTTCAGTTCCGAAAAGCAGTAACGGTTTATATCAAGACTATGGCCGAATTTCATTAATCATTGAAGCCACTGAGCGCTATTACCCTGACTCAATACGCTTATTAAAAATGAAAAACCAAGCAGAACGTAGCAAGCAGTCGGTGATAGATGCGTTATCTGAGCGATTAGCTTTACTGTTAAGTCAGTCAAGATACGATGAAACAGGCGGAAATAATATAAAAGCGATTGTTGAAGACTTAGCCTTTATCGAGCCTAAGTTCACTTATATGCCATCAGAAGAAGATTTTACTCTTTATGCAACAGCTTTCGATGTAGCGCTTAAAACCCATGATGTCACTCAAATAAAGGCACTTATCACAACGGGCGAGGTTATTTTTTCACAGCAAGCTGAAGCACAGCCTTTACTGACTTATGGCGCTGAAATGAAGGTGGCGGTTGAACAGCTCACTGCATACAACAATGCTGTCCAAAGCGGTAAAAATGCGCAATATCCTTACCAAGATGCAGAGGTCTATTACAGAAACACCTTTGAAGAGCTGACTGTCAGATTAGATGCCATTGATAATCCAAAAGATCTTCGAGCATTTGACGATGAAGTCAGAGTGCTAGCTGAGACTGTACCGGAAGATTTTGAACCCTTATTGACTTTGGATAAACGTTTAGCGGGTTCTTACCTAAGACAAGCCAATATTTATTTAGAGAAACAATATTTAAAAACTGCCCGTGAATTATTTGCTCGTGGTAATGAGATGTATGAACGTCTAAACGGTGTTGAGAGACTGTAA
- a CDS encoding OmpA family protein: protein MAYSKLSVPLLILLAASGCKSTPEVQPEPPKVVSLSPACMEYALENDNEELVGFRPVYFEVNSAKPYSSLDSNMSCIVTYLSRNPDKSVDIQGYTDDKGTIEYNKALAKKRADGLVEHLVLLGASPKQLQSSAHIIEDKGVKLTTSERSKIRRVNFAITDKSL, encoded by the coding sequence ATGGCATATTCTAAATTATCAGTACCTCTTTTGATCTTACTTGCAGCATCTGGATGTAAATCAACCCCAGAAGTTCAACCTGAACCACCTAAAGTCGTTTCGCTTTCTCCTGCGTGCATGGAATACGCTTTAGAAAATGATAATGAAGAGCTTGTTGGTTTTAGACCGGTTTACTTTGAAGTCAACAGTGCAAAACCTTACAGTAGCTTAGACAGTAATATGTCTTGTATTGTCACTTACCTATCTAGAAACCCTGATAAGTCTGTTGATATTCAAGGGTATACCGACGATAAAGGTACAATTGAATACAACAAGGCGTTAGCTAAAAAACGCGCTGATGGCTTAGTTGAACACTTAGTACTGTTAGGCGCCTCACCAAAGCAGCTTCAGTCTAGTGCACACATTATCGAAGACAAAGGCGTTAAATTGACGACTTCAGAGCGCTCAAAAATACGTCGTGTTAATTTTGCTATTACAGACAAATCTTTATAG